The Marivivens sp. LCG002 genome contains a region encoding:
- a CDS encoding AbrB family transcriptional regulator encodes MSNYFRLALTIAISLVGVAVFSLAHLPLPWLLGPLAGCLAASLFGIRLKGAPKTSNLMRTILGVAVGTSITPELFHRLDEMLISLALMPLLTLIIGLVGYPFFRRVFGFDHATAYYSAMPGGLQDMLVFGEEAGGDVRAMSLIHATRVLVIVTLLPMLFAYVLHIDLSRAPGLPIAELPLHEVLLMAAVGIVGWQGAKKIGLFGASILGPMILATVFSLSGLIEHRPPAQAIYAAQFFIGFTVGVKYSGITWKELRIDVVAGLGYSVLIFIVSSLFAGAAIALGLVPFLEGLLAFSPGGQAEMAVLALVAGADVGFVVAHHIIRIVLVIMLSPIVERRMKR; translated from the coding sequence TTGTCGAACTATTTCAGGCTTGCGCTCACCATCGCCATATCGCTTGTTGGCGTCGCCGTGTTCAGCTTGGCTCATTTGCCGCTTCCATGGCTGCTCGGGCCTTTGGCGGGCTGCCTTGCGGCTTCGCTTTTCGGCATAAGGCTGAAAGGCGCACCAAAGACATCCAATCTGATGCGCACCATTCTCGGGGTCGCGGTCGGCACCTCGATCACCCCCGAATTGTTCCATAGACTTGACGAGATGCTGATCTCGCTGGCCTTGATGCCTCTTTTGACGCTCATTATCGGGCTTGTCGGATATCCGTTCTTTCGCCGCGTCTTCGGGTTCGATCACGCGACCGCCTATTATTCCGCTATGCCGGGCGGCCTGCAGGATATGCTTGTTTTTGGCGAAGAGGCAGGCGGCGACGTTCGGGCCATGTCTTTGATCCATGCGACGCGTGTGTTGGTGATCGTCACCTTGTTGCCCATGCTCTTTGCCTATGTGCTGCACATCGACTTGTCGCGCGCACCTGGATTGCCGATTGCGGAGCTACCGCTTCACGAGGTGTTGCTCATGGCAGCTGTCGGAATTGTCGGCTGGCAGGGCGCAAAAAAGATCGGGCTCTTCGGCGCCTCGATTCTCGGGCCGATGATCCTCGCAACTGTGTTCAGTCTTTCGGGTTTGATCGAACATCGTCCGCCTGCACAGGCGATTTACGCGGCTCAGTTCTTTATCGGCTTTACCGTTGGCGTGAAATATTCGGGCATCACTTGGAAAGAGTTGCGTATCGATGTGGTCGCGGGTCTTGGTTATTCCGTGCTGATTTTCATCGTCTCGAGCCTTTTCGCAGGCGCTGCGATTGCTCTCGGGCTTGTGCCGTTTCTGGAAGGATTGCTCGCCTTTTCGCCGGGTGGTCAGGCCGAAATGGCGGTTCTTGCACTTGTTGCGGGGGCGGACGTGGGGTTTGTTGTCGCCCACCATATCATCCGGATCGTTCTGGTGATCATGCTTTCCCCCATCGTCGAGCGGCGGATGAAGCGCTAG